A genomic segment from Nodularia sphaerocarpa UHCC 0038 encodes:
- a CDS encoding CHAT domain-containing protein, producing MLTQLLQWFNKFSNHPVGNKSSSLKAARGLEVAQPPPELTNADLEVLFTQLLGGVQQGRGKQWAIQYLERMENRISVERWIDWLLIFGEKLLLSPAPNHQLATQMMELGELGIGKVGELAYDIGIRLLTGELGEEYEEYEVYEESETTTSQILDHPLDSPKPKLIPNLGESLWESEDESPELEITAAKPQIDFSSEILTENTAELIWESPEAEETTAPSLITPPKNDVTANFRELLGESDKEKAQSIKSEPKAAIEFSSGNGDQSLANLEPNVGYTGDESLVRLDDSPNLVPPLAANLSRTNQIAAITADQPPVKGQDWFYQGLQQAKTGDLVGAIASYNQAIEMNPDAYEYWFNRGLTLFHLEDFAQAIASYDQAIELKPHHYKSWYNRGCIFGELGEFEEAIASFNQAIVIEPQQPEAFAQKGLALLKLGQISEAISNYDQALHLEPEDPENWYYRGIGLAVSEQYTEAIASYDQAILIQPDFPEVWIDRGVVLFNLGNWSQAIASWDQALATQPDLYLAWYNRGIALENLGNREEAIASYENAIAIKPDFHLAWYNQAVALYHLERFAQAIVSYDNALQIKLDYWEAWIGRGTAASHLITPTPLNSLTTITTQNPALQQGGHEGKLASYEEGLKHIRPDTHPEGWGRLHIAKGNTYYDLGKKSPTARNYWHQAIAEYDQALLTLTTEDFTELHLEVLQSLIKTLLGIGQIAEAQQLQQQAADLLAQLLTESTRSDQSKKQLALKFAGIGQLEVDLAIEYGDLVEAWEMAEQGKNSCLTWLLSDWNEQIYSHYYNSVQQLLNPHTAIIYWHISPVALHTFIIKDQAPSPILVFTPIQDIVTIDLEENAQLAHELPLPEAVRRLIEFEDWLEDWHQQYQEYLSQAQDQHSKSNHPWRVDMAEKLLQLQNILQISTITQELEDITQLILIPHRDLHRLPLHTLFNISSPSFEEPPTHLTISYLPSVEKGLSVQPESLWQFPHQMLLSIEYPNSTNSSPLKFAKLESEIISQMFNNPQRIQGDNATKNEVVNALFDNRNSIFHFAGSVTKNDTDPKKSALALVDENQITLEEISQINLNSYKLVILSASEIATNKNQNITTEYVDLANGFICGGVPHVVSTLWTVESSASTLVMIEFYRRLQLNKSPVIALAEATAWLKELTALELTKWYEDLLNNLDPDELKIKAYLATYLYRSSKMVPDKKLYSHPYYWAAYTIKGIVP from the coding sequence ATGCTCACGCAGCTATTGCAGTGGTTTAACAAGTTTTCAAACCACCCCGTTGGTAATAAGAGTAGTTCTTTAAAGGCTGCGAGGGGATTGGAGGTGGCACAACCACCACCAGAGCTAACTAATGCGGATCTGGAAGTTTTATTTACCCAGTTGTTGGGAGGCGTACAGCAAGGACGAGGAAAACAATGGGCGATCCAGTATCTAGAACGCATGGAGAATCGCATCAGTGTTGAGCGCTGGATCGATTGGCTGCTGATATTTGGCGAAAAATTGCTGTTATCACCAGCGCCCAATCATCAGTTAGCAACACAGATGATGGAACTAGGCGAACTAGGAATTGGCAAGGTTGGTGAACTTGCTTACGACATTGGTATCCGGTTATTGACAGGAGAATTGGGCGAGGAATACGAAGAGTACGAAGTGTACGAAGAAAGTGAAACCACAACTTCTCAAATATTAGATCACCCACTAGACTCTCCCAAACCAAAGTTAATTCCTAACTTAGGCGAATCGTTATGGGAGTCTGAAGACGAAAGCCCAGAATTGGAAATTACAGCCGCAAAACCCCAAATTGATTTTTCTTCAGAAATATTGACTGAGAATACAGCAGAACTGATCTGGGAATCTCCCGAAGCAGAGGAAACTACCGCACCTTCCCTCATCACGCCGCCAAAGAATGATGTTACCGCCAATTTTAGGGAACTGTTAGGAGAGTCGGACAAAGAAAAAGCTCAGAGCATCAAATCAGAACCAAAAGCAGCAATAGAATTTTCTTCTGGGAATGGGGATCAGTCTTTGGCGAATTTGGAGCCAAATGTAGGGTACACCGGGGATGAGTCCTTGGTGAGGTTGGATGATAGTCCCAATTTAGTCCCACCGCTAGCTGCTAATCTGTCACGAACAAATCAGATCGCAGCTATTACTGCTGATCAACCTCCTGTCAAAGGACAAGATTGGTTTTATCAAGGTCTTCAGCAAGCTAAAACAGGTGATTTGGTAGGAGCGATCGCCTCTTATAATCAAGCTATAGAAATGAATCCTGATGCCTATGAATATTGGTTTAACAGGGGTTTAACTTTATTTCATTTAGAAGATTTTGCCCAAGCGATCGCCTCTTACGACCAAGCCATAGAACTCAAACCCCATCACTACAAATCTTGGTATAACCGGGGTTGTATTTTCGGGGAATTAGGAGAATTTGAAGAGGCGATCGCCTCTTTTAATCAAGCCATAGTAATTGAGCCTCAGCAACCAGAGGCTTTTGCTCAAAAGGGTTTAGCCCTGTTGAAATTAGGACAAATTAGCGAAGCAATTTCCAATTACGACCAAGCTCTGCATCTGGAACCAGAAGACCCAGAAAACTGGTATTACCGAGGTATAGGCTTGGCTGTAAGTGAGCAATATACAGAAGCGATCGCCTCTTACGACCAAGCTATCCTTATTCAACCAGATTTTCCTGAAGTCTGGATTGACCGGGGTGTGGTGTTATTTAATTTAGGAAATTGGTCACAAGCGATCGCCTCCTGGGATCAAGCACTAGCCACACAACCAGATTTATACTTAGCTTGGTATAACCGGGGTATAGCCTTAGAAAACTTAGGAAACAGAGAAGAAGCGATCGCCTCCTATGAAAACGCCATAGCGATCAAACCCGACTTTCACTTGGCTTGGTACAACCAAGCAGTAGCCCTGTATCATTTAGAAAGATTTGCCCAAGCGATCGTTTCCTACGACAACGCCCTACAAATTAAACTTGACTATTGGGAAGCTTGGATTGGTCGAGGAACTGCTGCTAGTCATTTAATTACCCCAACACCATTAAATTCCTTAACTACGATCACCACACAAAATCCTGCCTTGCAGCAGGGCGGCCATGAGGGTAAACTAGCAAGCTATGAAGAAGGCTTAAAACATATTCGCCCAGATACCCACCCAGAAGGTTGGGGTAGACTCCACATAGCAAAAGGCAATACTTACTACGACCTAGGCAAAAAATCTCCCACAGCTCGTAATTATTGGCATCAAGCCATAGCTGAATACGATCAAGCCCTGTTAACCCTGACAACAGAAGACTTTACCGAATTGCATTTAGAAGTTTTGCAATCTCTGATCAAAACACTTTTAGGCATAGGTCAAATAGCCGAAGCACAACAATTACAGCAACAAGCCGCAGACTTATTAGCACAACTACTGACAGAATCAACTCGTTCAGATCAAAGCAAAAAACAGCTCGCACTCAAATTTGCAGGAATTGGTCAATTAGAAGTTGATTTAGCCATAGAGTACGGCGACTTAGTAGAAGCCTGGGAAATGGCAGAACAGGGTAAAAATTCTTGTTTAACTTGGCTACTATCTGATTGGAATGAACAGATTTACTCACACTACTACAATTCAGTTCAACAACTCCTCAATCCCCACACAGCAATTATTTACTGGCATATTAGCCCAGTCGCCTTACATACCTTCATTATCAAAGACCAAGCCCCATCACCCATTTTAGTCTTTACACCCATACAAGATATAGTCACCATAGACTTAGAAGAAAACGCCCAACTTGCTCATGAATTGCCTCTACCCGAAGCCGTCAGACGCTTAATTGAATTTGAAGATTGGCTAGAAGATTGGCATCAGCAATACCAAGAATATCTTAGTCAAGCCCAAGACCAACACAGCAAAAGCAATCATCCTTGGCGAGTGGATATGGCAGAAAAGCTCTTGCAACTGCAAAATATTCTCCAAATTTCCACAATTACACAAGAACTCGAAGACATCACCCAACTAATTTTAATTCCCCACCGCGACTTACATAGATTACCTCTCCATACTCTTTTTAATATTTCTTCCCCCTCATTTGAAGAACCACCAACTCATTTAACTATTAGCTATTTACCGAGCGTCGAAAAAGGTTTGTCTGTACAGCCAGAAAGTCTATGGCAATTCCCCCATCAAATGTTGCTCAGTATCGAGTACCCCAACAGCACAAATTCTTCCCCACTAAAATTTGCCAAATTGGAATCTGAAATTATTAGTCAGATGTTCAATAATCCCCAACGCATCCAGGGAGATAATGCAACTAAAAATGAAGTAGTAAATGCCTTATTTGATAATAGAAATAGTATCTTTCATTTTGCAGGTAGTGTGACAAAAAATGACACAGATCCGAAAAAATCAGCCTTGGCATTAGTAGATGAAAATCAAATAACCTTAGAAGAAATATCTCAAATAAATCTCAATAGTTACAAATTAGTGATACTTTCCGCTTCGGAAATTGCGACAAATAAAAACCAGAATATTACTACCGAATATGTAGATTTAGCCAATGGTTTTATCTGTGGGGGAGTACCCCATGTCGTAAGTACCCTATGGACTGTAGAATCATCCGCCAGCACCTTAGTGATGATTGAGTTTTATCGAAGACTACAGCTAAATAAATCACCAGTAATTGCCTTAGCTGAAGCCACAGCATGGCTGAAAGAACTCACCGCCCTTGAACTCACAAAATGGTATGAAGACTTACTAAATAACCTAGATCCTGATGAATTAAAAATTAAAGCTTATTTAGCAACATATTTATATAGAAGTAGTAAAATGGTTCCCGATAAAAAATTGTACAGTCATCCTTACTACTGGGCAGCATATACAATTAAAGGTATAGTGCCTTAA
- a CDS encoding putative 2-dehydropantoate 2-reductase: MCDSFGLLRKRNYAILGTGALGGFYGAKLQQSGLNVHFLLKSDYEQVSQSGLFVESKDGDFTLPQVNAYNDVNQMPKCDVVILALKTTQNHLLPKLLPPVVKDSGVILVLQNGLGIEEDIAKIVSNVQIIGGLCFLCSNKVGAGHIRHLDYGKITLGEYTPKYEPHPITERMQQIASDFENAGIPIELAADLLVARWQKLVWNIPYNGLSVILNATTDELMADADTRKLVEQLMNEVVAGAKTSGRIIPDKFIQTMLNYTLKMKPYRTSMKIDYDEHRPLEVEAIFGNPLKKAQAAGVNLPQISCMYHQLKFLNKRNSLA, encoded by the coding sequence ATGTGCGATTCCTTCGGACTGCTCCGCAAACGCAACTACGCCATCCTCGGAACTGGTGCATTAGGTGGGTTTTATGGCGCTAAATTGCAACAATCTGGTTTAAATGTCCACTTTTTGCTCAAAAGTGATTACGAACAGGTCAGCCAATCTGGTTTATTTGTCGAATCAAAAGATGGTGATTTCACCCTTCCTCAAGTTAACGCCTATAACGATGTTAACCAGATGCCAAAATGTGATGTAGTCATACTGGCACTGAAGACAACTCAAAACCATTTACTACCAAAATTATTACCACCCGTAGTTAAAGATAGTGGGGTAATATTAGTATTGCAGAATGGATTAGGGATAGAAGAGGATATTGCCAAAATAGTCAGCAATGTTCAAATTATCGGTGGGTTATGTTTTCTATGTTCCAACAAAGTGGGAGCAGGACATATTCGCCACTTAGATTATGGAAAAATTACCTTGGGTGAATATACCCCTAAATATGAACCTCATCCCATTACAGAGAGGATGCAGCAGATTGCTAGCGACTTTGAAAATGCTGGTATCCCAATAGAATTAGCCGCCGACTTACTGGTGGCGCGGTGGCAAAAACTGGTGTGGAATATACCCTACAATGGGCTGTCTGTAATACTCAATGCGACAACAGACGAATTAATGGCTGATGCTGACACCCGGAAATTAGTTGAACAATTGATGAACGAAGTAGTAGCTGGCGCGAAAACCTCCGGGCGTATCATTCCTGACAAATTCATTCAAACCATGCTGAATTACACCCTCAAAATGAAACCTTACCGTACCAGCATGAAAATTGACTATGATGAACACCGACCCTTAGAAGTAGAAGCAATTTTCGGAAACCCCTTAAAAAAAGCCCAAGCAGCAGGTGTAAACTTACCACAAATTAGCTGTATGTACCATCAACTCAAATTTCTCAATAAAAGAAATAGCCTTGCTTAA
- a CDS encoding molybdenum cofactor biosynthesis protein MoaE: MSNTLTSAIKPKTEDSFAITFAPLSLEEIYTKANDAANGAVVVMSGMVRNQTDGQPVIALEYQAYEPMALRVFYQIAADIRSSWPDVKRVVIYHRVGRLQVGEISVLVAVGCPHRSEAFEACRYAIDTLKHNAPIWKKEHWADGSSTWVSIAACEH; this comes from the coding sequence ATGTCCAATACACTAACCTCCGCAATTAAACCAAAAACCGAAGATAGTTTTGCCATTACCTTTGCACCATTATCCCTAGAAGAAATCTACACCAAAGCCAATGACGCAGCCAATGGTGCGGTAGTCGTAATGAGTGGAATGGTTCGCAATCAAACTGATGGACAACCTGTAATTGCTTTAGAATATCAAGCTTATGAACCAATGGCGTTAAGAGTTTTTTATCAAATTGCGGCTGATATTCGTTCGTCTTGGCCTGATGTGAAGCGGGTAGTAATTTATCATCGCGTCGGGCGTTTGCAAGTGGGAGAAATCAGCGTATTAGTAGCAGTTGGTTGTCCTCATCGTAGTGAAGCCTTTGAAGCGTGTCGTTATGCTATTGATACTCTTAAACATAATGCCCCTATTTGGAAAAAAGAACATTGGGCTGATGGTTCTAGCACCTGGGTAAGTATTGCTGCTTGTGAGCATTAA
- a CDS encoding DUF2103 domain-containing protein: MGKPAKDASGKDGRLVWNHSTHLSGLIPILERLCQQDGIQTVTPGVLGRAKGHCPKMQLRVSVPIRGGYKVIARQGKTVQEVFILTTLDQDKFKDTIAIAMKIKSAS; encoded by the coding sequence ATGGGCAAACCCGCAAAAGACGCTTCTGGCAAAGATGGCAGATTAGTCTGGAATCACTCAACTCATCTTTCTGGTCTCATTCCAATTTTAGAACGTCTCTGTCAGCAAGATGGGATTCAAACTGTCACCCCAGGTGTTTTAGGGCGGGCTAAAGGCCATTGTCCAAAAATGCAACTGCGTGTATCTGTACCGATTCGAGGTGGTTATAAAGTCATAGCGCGTCAGGGTAAGACTGTACAAGAGGTTTTTATCCTGACCACTTTAGATCAGGATAAATTTAAAGATACTATTGCGATCGCCATGAAAATAAAATCAGCCTCATAG
- the clpS gene encoding ATP-dependent Clp protease adapter ClpS, giving the protein MVTRLSAAVYGASTAPTVTPGKTTEVIRKTYPNYKVIVLNDDFNTFQHVSECLMKYIPGMTGDRAWDLTNQIHYEGQAIVWVGPQEMAELYHQQLRRAGLTMAPLEAA; this is encoded by the coding sequence ATGGTTACAAGACTTTCAGCAGCTGTATATGGAGCGAGTACAGCACCAACTGTAACTCCTGGAAAGACTACTGAAGTTATCCGCAAGACTTATCCGAATTACAAGGTGATTGTTTTAAACGATGACTTTAATACTTTTCAACACGTATCTGAGTGTTTGATGAAGTATATTCCGGGGATGACTGGTGATAGAGCTTGGGATTTGACCAATCAGATACATTATGAAGGGCAAGCCATTGTTTGGGTAGGTCCCCAAGAAATGGCGGAACTGTATCATCAACAGCTGCGTCGAGCTGGTTTAACAATGGCTCCTTTAGAAGCGGCTTAA
- a CDS encoding FAD-dependent oxidoreductase has translation MTRRHKVAYSLTSLISVSLISHLIAPDAAIVAAPPRNPDKTVNCEILVVGGGLSGVATAYEGLLAGRTVCLTEITDWLGGQISSQGTSALDERPTQRSRQFYSRGYLELRNRIERKYGKLNPGECWVSDSCFLPRDAHTVMAQMLKDAEKKGKGKLEWFPNTVVKDLEITPSTVEGGGQLISSANRQVSEAIAIQYQPAKGAPPHNTFTLSQTIEDAYRYENSSRFTKNIIRLVPQKSQGNAPKWYVVDASETGEIIALADVPYRLGIDPRSHLEPSSSSPQNDPYCTQGFTYTFAMEATKGPQPQEMPPFYLQYSPYFSYELERLANFDLVFTYRRIWSPQQGQPATFKGVRFSAPTPGDISMQNWTWGNDYRPGTAQDNLVYTRQQLQAAGQLQPGGWLGGLRTESLRKGEEISLSYYYWLVAGTTDSQLGKGVKQQQTNNRFISGFNSPMGTAHGLSKYPYMREGRRIIGRPSWGQPGGFTIWETDISRRDYNDEYYRKTLPAAMYRRLQGTLAGLEAISVITGKKPPEQVMRRSRSTIFPDAVGIGHYAIDFHPCMEKSPPEAAGNRERPGERRGAGQAYPFQIALRAMIPQKIDNLLVGGKSIATSHIAAAAYRVHSFEWSAGAAAGTTAAFSLKNQVAPYQLVDDLPKPEPQLQALKRLLEQNGNPTAFPDTSIFNENWDNWR, from the coding sequence ATGACGCGTAGACACAAAGTAGCTTACAGCCTGACATCACTGATCAGTGTCAGTTTAATATCTCACTTAATTGCACCTGATGCTGCCATTGTGGCTGCACCACCAAGAAATCCAGACAAAACCGTAAATTGTGAAATTTTAGTTGTGGGTGGTGGACTTTCTGGTGTCGCTACAGCTTACGAAGGGTTACTAGCTGGACGCACAGTTTGTCTCACAGAAATAACCGATTGGTTGGGAGGACAAATTTCTTCTCAAGGAACATCAGCATTAGATGAACGCCCCACCCAGCGCAGTCGCCAATTTTATTCTCGTGGCTACTTGGAATTGCGAAATCGCATTGAACGTAAATACGGTAAACTTAACCCTGGGGAATGCTGGGTAAGTGACTCTTGCTTTTTGCCTCGTGATGCTCACACCGTGATGGCTCAGATGCTCAAAGATGCTGAGAAAAAGGGTAAAGGCAAGTTAGAATGGTTCCCCAATACGGTGGTTAAGGATTTAGAAATTACACCTTCGACAGTTGAGGGTGGTGGACAATTAATTAGTAGTGCGAACCGACAGGTCAGCGAAGCGATCGCAATTCAATATCAACCAGCAAAAGGCGCACCACCTCATAACACCTTCACTTTATCTCAAACCATTGAAGATGCTTATCGCTACGAAAACTCATCTCGGTTTACCAAAAATATTATTCGCTTAGTTCCCCAAAAGAGCCAAGGGAATGCCCCAAAATGGTACGTAGTCGATGCCAGCGAAACCGGGGAAATTATCGCCCTTGCTGACGTTCCCTACCGCTTGGGTATTGATCCCCGTTCCCACCTCGAACCCTCTTCTTCCAGCCCCCAAAACGATCCTTATTGTACCCAAGGCTTTACTTACACCTTTGCAATGGAGGCTACCAAGGGACCACAACCCCAAGAAATGCCGCCATTTTATTTACAGTATTCGCCATATTTTAGTTATGAATTAGAGCGACTGGCAAACTTTGACTTAGTTTTCACCTATCGCCGCATTTGGAGTCCGCAACAGGGACAACCTGCAACCTTCAAAGGTGTGAGATTTTCTGCTCCCACACCAGGGGACATTTCTATGCAGAACTGGACTTGGGGTAACGACTATCGCCCCGGAACCGCCCAAGATAACCTAGTTTACACTCGCCAACAGTTACAAGCTGCTGGACAGTTGCAACCAGGGGGATGGCTGGGGGGACTGCGAACAGAAAGCCTCCGCAAAGGTGAGGAAATTTCACTTTCGTACTATTACTGGCTAGTAGCTGGAACTACAGATTCTCAACTGGGTAAAGGTGTAAAGCAGCAACAAACAAATAACCGCTTTATATCCGGTTTCAATTCCCCGATGGGAACAGCGCATGGGTTATCCAAATATCCCTATATGCGCGAAGGACGGCGGATAATTGGCCGTCCCAGTTGGGGACAACCTGGAGGGTTTACGATTTGGGAAACAGATATTTCTCGCCGCGACTACAACGATGAGTATTACCGCAAAACACTGCCTGCGGCTATGTACCGCAGGTTACAAGGGACACTAGCAGGCTTGGAAGCAATATCTGTAATTACAGGTAAAAAGCCTCCCGAACAAGTCATGCGGCGGAGTCGTTCTACTATTTTCCCCGATGCTGTAGGTATTGGTCACTATGCTATAGACTTCCATCCTTGTATGGAGAAAAGCCCCCCAGAAGCGGCTGGTAATAGAGAACGTCCCGGAGAAAGGCGCGGTGCTGGTCAAGCTTATCCCTTCCAAATTGCCCTCAGAGCCATGATTCCCCAGAAAATTGACAATTTGCTGGTAGGAGGTAAAAGTATTGCTACCAGTCACATCGCTGCGGCAGCCTATCGGGTACACTCATTTGAATGGTCTGCTGGTGCTGCTGCGGGAACTACTGCGGCTTTCTCTTTAAAAAATCAAGTTGCACCTTATCAACTGGTAGACGATTTACCGAAGCCAGAACCACAGTTACAAGCTTTGAAACGTCTGTTGGAGCAAAATGGCAACCCGACCGCTTTCCCTGATACTTCAATTTTTAACGAAAACTGGGATAATTGGCGTTAG
- a CDS encoding RNA recognition motif domain-containing protein, protein MSIYVGNLSYEVTEADLSGVFAEYGTVKRVQVPTDRETGRMRGFAFVEMDNEAEETAAIEALDGAEWMGRGLKVNKAKPKEDRGSFGGGGGNRGGGYGGGGGGGRNRY, encoded by the coding sequence ATGTCGATTTATGTAGGCAACCTTTCTTACGAGGTTACAGAAGCTGACCTTAGTGGTGTATTTGCTGAATATGGCACTGTTAAACGGGTTCAAGTACCTACTGACCGTGAAACAGGCCGGATGCGCGGTTTCGCTTTTGTAGAAATGGACAATGAAGCAGAAGAAACTGCCGCCATTGAAGCACTAGATGGTGCTGAATGGATGGGTCGCGGACTGAAAGTAAATAAGGCTAAACCCAAGGAAGACAGAGGTTCCTTTGGTGGTGGTGGTGGAAACAGAGGCGGAGGATATGGTGGTGGTGGTGGTGGTGGCCGTAACCGCTACTAA
- the infC gene encoding translation initiation factor IF-3, with amino-acid sequence MIDHENNNRGLVDTAEALELAESLELDLVVVSESKDTPVAKIINYGKLQYQKKKRQTQSARPSVKEVRFRPNVGIADYNLRIEQAAQWLSKGDSVKFAIRLRGREHQHREQAGEMLDRIVAALSEVGKVQSLDKRSLIVQVIPA; translated from the coding sequence TTGATTGACCATGAGAATAATAACCGTGGTTTGGTGGACACAGCCGAGGCTCTAGAACTAGCAGAAAGTCTCGAACTTGACCTAGTTGTAGTCTCGGAAAGCAAAGACACCCCAGTTGCGAAGATTATCAACTATGGTAAGCTTCAGTATCAAAAGAAAAAACGTCAGACCCAGAGTGCTAGACCAAGCGTCAAGGAAGTTCGATTCCGTCCAAACGTGGGTATAGCTGACTACAATTTACGCATTGAGCAAGCAGCTCAATGGTTGAGCAAAGGCGATTCAGTCAAGTTCGCTATTCGTTTGCGAGGTCGAGAACATCAACATCGCGAACAAGCCGGAGAAATGCTAGACCGCATTGTGGCCGCTCTCAGTGAAGTAGGCAAAGTCCAGTCACTGGATAAACGCTCACTGATTGTGCAAGTTATTCCTGCTTAA